A genomic window from Pontibacillus halophilus JSM 076056 = DSM 19796 includes:
- the yppF gene encoding YppF family protein produces MRLNELEAAFKERKEHSPRSADELLDYCQHQYMSGNLEVNSYRQLFQKLTEKGAHSSHEQELEEV; encoded by the coding sequence ATGCGACTCAACGAGCTAGAAGCAGCGTTCAAGGAGCGTAAAGAGCACTCACCACGTTCAGCAGACGAACTACTCGATTATTGCCAGCATCAATATATGAGTGGAAATCTTGAGGTGAACTCGTATCGTCAATTGTTCCAGAAACTCACGGAGAAAGGGGCCCATTCTTCTCACGAGCAAGAACTAGAAGAAGTATAG
- a CDS encoding formyltetrahydrofolate deformylase gives MLVWRGMTPIRTDIQASLQTYLETHDLHAFREIEYKGVIFFRGEFHESDSCVPESYLQAQLGSWSNLTIPKRIALFVSTLSHCAIAILEEWRMRRLGGEVVCVISNHEDLRPLVEGYGVPFYYIPTANVAQSEKRQLQVLRELHVEVIVLARYMQMLSEEFVGRYTQQIINIHHSLLPAFVGAAPYEKAYERGVKLVGATAHYVTEGMDEGEIIEQQAGVVEDGGTAEHYKVLNHPIEAKVLLAALHQHLQERIFIYDGRTIRL, from the coding sequence ATGCTTGTTTGGAGAGGGATGACACCGATACGCACTGACATTCAAGCTAGTTTACAGACGTACTTAGAGACTCATGATTTACATGCGTTTCGAGAAATAGAATATAAAGGGGTCATCTTTTTTCGGGGGGAGTTCCATGAGAGTGACTCATGTGTACCAGAATCATACCTTCAAGCACAACTAGGTTCCTGGAGCAATCTTACTATACCGAAGCGGATCGCCTTATTTGTATCTACGTTGTCCCATTGCGCCATCGCAATATTAGAAGAATGGCGGATGAGGCGATTAGGTGGGGAGGTGGTTTGTGTAATTAGTAATCATGAGGATCTCCGTCCTCTTGTAGAGGGATATGGCGTACCCTTCTACTACATTCCTACAGCGAATGTAGCACAGTCTGAGAAGAGGCAGCTTCAGGTATTGAGAGAGTTACATGTTGAAGTTATTGTGCTAGCAAGGTATATGCAGATGTTGTCTGAAGAATTTGTTGGGCGGTATACTCAACAGATAATTAATATCCATCACTCTCTGTTGCCAGCCTTTGTTGGTGCAGCCCCCTATGAGAAAGCGTATGAAAGAGGAGTCAAGCTTGTCGGTGCAACGGCTCATTATGTGACAGAAGGAATGGATGAGGGGGAGATTATTGAGCAACAAGCGGGGGTTGTAGAAGATGGGGGCACAGCTGAGCACTATAAGGTGCTTAATCATCCAATTGAAGCCAAGGTACTACTCGCTGCGTTGCACCAACATCTTCAGGAGCGAATCTTTATTTATGATGGACGTACGATTCGATTATAG
- a CDS encoding DUF4349 domain-containing protein → MKKNLLFLSMLLLLILIACSNNESSSSNSTSSSGEEADTASLETTEEQRVAKGQSSSNTSDAPHDRMITYEGHIRIETDDYKAYEKDLDTLMKDHEGYRTNLSTQTTDEGRTSATVGIRIPSEQFQSFLQGLNPLPGDILSQEINSEDVTKSYTDLQSRYKAKETHEQRLLTLMEGANQTEDLLNISKDLSQVQSEMETIQGEINYLQNKSKLATLTFTITEMRPGKVSRQDLDTWERTVRLFTTTINGIMSLFSWIAVTVMGLSPILLPLVLISFLWWMRRRRKVVPKD, encoded by the coding sequence GTGAAGAAGAACCTACTGTTTCTCTCAATGCTACTGCTACTCATACTCATAGCCTGTTCCAATAATGAATCGTCCTCATCCAACAGCACTTCATCGAGTGGTGAAGAAGCAGATACGGCAAGTCTAGAAACAACAGAAGAACAGCGCGTAGCGAAAGGGCAAAGCTCATCAAATACGTCAGATGCTCCACATGATCGAATGATTACCTATGAAGGTCATATTCGTATTGAAACAGACGATTACAAAGCTTACGAGAAAGATTTGGATACGCTTATGAAGGATCATGAGGGCTACCGTACGAATCTGTCTACACAGACGACGGATGAGGGACGAACTTCTGCAACGGTCGGAATCAGAATCCCATCCGAACAATTTCAGTCGTTCCTTCAGGGATTGAATCCATTGCCAGGCGACATTCTAAGCCAAGAGATTAACAGTGAAGATGTCACAAAGAGCTACACCGATTTACAGTCTCGTTATAAGGCGAAGGAAACACATGAACAGCGGCTTCTTACTTTAATGGAAGGCGCAAATCAGACAGAGGATTTGCTTAACATTTCTAAGGATTTAAGTCAGGTGCAGAGTGAAATGGAGACCATTCAAGGGGAAATTAATTATTTACAGAATAAGAGTAAGCTCGCAACTTTAACATTTACAATCACGGAGATGCGACCAGGGAAAGTAAGCCGGCAAGATTTAGATACTTGGGAACGAACAGTGCGGTTATTTACAACCACAATTAACGGCATAATGTCCTTGTTCTCATGGATTGCCGTGACCGTGATGGGTCTCTCCCCTATTCTCTTGCCCCTCGTTCTTATCAGTTTCTTATGGTGGATGCGAAGAAGAAGGAAAGTAGTACCAAAAGACTGA